A window of Corticium candelabrum chromosome 3, ooCorCand1.1, whole genome shotgun sequence contains these coding sequences:
- the LOC134177443 gene encoding uncharacterized protein LOC134177443, with the protein MIPIQTVRLLLAIATLSRVSDGALRFVQAPSGVVYIPPRGVRGKLVSCVTNEPATITWEYDDGRVLDNRRGYNITQLSSTASGIYLTSELRDAVPGRFTSASRSISCKAGAVSSGSFQFAVGELIEPPSNPVSVIIDEGENVVFSCTFLTRTRPTPDVHWVFHDLSGHRIELEESSLLTSLEHKTSQLRIIRANRTHVGDYHCVVSNEFNSFASTSATLTVRYFYPVKLTARPMSTVATGTVVTLVCSLSAVPPADEIRLSHNGVPFFSSSNRGLNKEIGGRITVNKVNHVEYEFTADLTWNGDIVSAFVKAPRHNDTESLTITVLDYPGRIMVSLQPLCEEGHLNIKWVVSDNGGSDIINYIVRWWRDSEQPESNLLAVSRNSELTQQGGNYLLTGLDSDATYNVEVEATNGVGTTKSDIVSAATLPVLAVPVLEETPMSIGEKTLKIGWNSGVSGSAKPTYTVIWSSDDTFTRDSLQMLTSSTSLEIQGLTKGTTYSIKVEARIEICLTTSSVRHYTTRCNPGVPSPPIVIHETPTRSETVKLVVKPPSGRDCGEITNYVVRDANDNRLTSSFAIENGNVTITVLDLPTETGCTIQVAAVNHLSWEGPRSRPVSCATAKVEPIEEDDSGVSIVVIIVPIIILLLIIILIIIFCFLYWKRRREEKEDEEPKDTTEEYFKAAESGTKGGNYYSTGDKTSTEPHYDAVLTTPDETEVGTNETNGTNQTTFKKEANDTAL; encoded by the exons GAATACGACGATGGGCGGGTGCTCGATAATCGTAGAGGATACAACATCACGCAGCTCTCGTCGACGGCGAGTGGCATCTACCTGACGAGCGAACTGCGCGACGCCGTTCCGGGCAGGTTTACTAGTGCTAGCAGGTCGATTAGCTGCAAGGCCGGTGCAGTCAGCAGCGGCAGTTTTCAGTTTGCAGTGGGAG AGTTGATCGAACCTCCCTCCAATCCAGTCAGTGTCATTATCGATGAAGGAGAGAATGTTGTATTTAGCTGCACGTTTCTGACAAGAACTCGTCCAACGCCCGATGTGCATTGGGTATTTCACGACTTGTCTGGTCATCGCATTGAACTCGAAGAGTCGAGTCTTCTAACCAGTCTTGAACACAAGACTAGTCAGCTGAGGATTATAAGAGCTAATCGAACTCATGTCGGAGATTACCATTGTGTTGTTTCAAATGAGTTCAACAGCTTTGCTTCTACATCGGCCACACTAACTGTGAGAT ATTTTTATCCAGTGAAACTGACTGCTCGTCCAATGTCGACGGTGGCAACTGGCACTGTAGTGACACTCGTATGCAGCTTGTCAGCAGTCCCACCAGCAGATGAGATTCGTTTGAGTCACAATGGTGTTCCATTCTTCTCGTCGTCTAATCGTGGTCTAAACAAAGAAATAGGAGGGAGAATTACTGTCAACAAAGTGAATCATGTAGAGTACGAATTCACTGCTGATTTAACTTGGAACGGTGACATCGTGTCAGCATTTGTGAAGGCTCCACGTCATAACGATACAGAGTCTCTAACCATTACGGTGCTGG ATTATCCCGGTCGAATTATGGTATCTCTTCAACCACTCTGCGAAGAAGGACATCTCAACATCAAGTGGGTGGTGTCTGACAATGGCGGTAGTGACATCATAAATTATATAGTAAGATGGTGGCGAGACTCCGAGCAACCTGAATCGAATCTATTAGCCGTATCACGTAATTCTGAGTTGACACAGCAAGGAGGAAATTACTTGCTAACCGGGTTGGACAGTGATGCGACATATAATGTCGAAGTCGAAGCAACAAATGGAGTGGGAACGACAAAATCAGACATTGTTTCTGCTGCTACGCTACCCG TTTTAGCCGTGCCTGTTTTGGAGGAGACTCCAATGTCAATCGGTGAGAAAACATTGAAGATTGGGTGGAATAGTGGAGTCAGTGGCAGTGCTAAGCCAACGTATACGGTGATATGGAGTAGCGATGATACCTTTACTCGAGATAGTTTGCAAATGTTAACGTCGTCGACGTCGTTAGAAATACAAGGCCTAACGAAAGGAACAACGTATTCCATTAAAGTCGAGGCAAGAATCGAGATATGTCTTACTACATCGTCTGTACGACATTATACGACTAGATGTA ATCCCGGCGTTCCATCTCCACCAATAGTAATCCACGAAACACCCACTCGTTCTGAAACTGTTAAACTAGTAGTCAAGCCTCCTTCTGGACGTGATTGCGGAGAAATCACTAACTATGTTGTCAGAGATGCTAATGATAACCGTCTGACGTCATCATTTGCTATTGAGAATGGTAACGTTACGATCACTGTATTAGACCTTCCGACAGAAACTGGGTGTACGATTCAAGTGGCTGCTGTAAATCATCTTTCCTGGGAGGGTCCGCGATCACGGCCAGTCTCGTGTGCAACGGCCAAAG TCGAGCCCATTGAGG AAGACGACAGCGGCGTCTCGATAGTTGTGATCATTGTTCCGATAATCATACTGCTTCTCATTATCATTTTGATAATCattttctgctttctgtactGGAAAAGACGGCGTGAAGAAA AGGAGGATGAAGAGCCAAAAGACACAACAGAAGAATACTTCAAAGCAGCAGAATCAGGAACAAAAGGAGGAAACTATTACAGCACGGGTGACAAGACGTCTACTGAACCTCATTATGATGCAGTGCTCACAACACCAGATGAAACTGAAGTTGGAACGAATGAAACAAATG GTACAAACCAGACGACATTCAAGAAGGAGGCAAATGATACAGCTCTCTGA
- the LOC134177451 gene encoding zinc finger MYM-type protein 1-like — protein MRCATYLSPQTQNEPIKVMGNHILLQKIIGDLTAAPYYAILADEVTSHNVEHLAIRARFVDRSTKEVREEFSTFLKLDRITGERIADGIFGFLEENNIPLATMRGQGYDGASYMSSDRVGVQARIRHKAHLVTYVHCSGHCLNLVISKSRALPEVRNVIDCVKKCSRFFLNSPKRSGILEIIIDHIVVNEERRKPLIDLCKTRWAERHSAYRHFYQGYVFVVEALEMIAFRYHLEKYGTSYADWDYAGRNEAKQILPSVTSFQFVVVFVTIYQYLSHLSGITVKLQRIT, from the coding sequence ATGCGATGTGCAACTTATCTTTCTcctcaaacacaaaatgagcCGATTAAAGTCATGGGAAACCACATCCTCTTACAGAAAATAATAGGTGATTTGACAGCTGCGCCCTATTACGCCATCCTTGCCGACGAGGTAACTTCGCATAACGTTGAGCATCTTGCCATCCGCGCCAggtttgttgacagaagtacTAAAGAGGTCAGAGAAGAGTTTTCGACGTTTTTGAAGTTGGACAGAATTACTGGGGAGCGaattgcagatggtatctTTGGCTTTCTGGAAGAGAATAACATACCACTTGCTACTATGCGTGGTCAGGGCTACGACGGCGCAAGCTACATGTCTTCAGATCGAGTGGGTGTCCAAGCCAGGATTAGACATAAAGCTCATTTAGTCACCTACGTACACTGCAGTGGCCACTGCCTTAACCTCGTGATAAGCAAGTCACGTGCTCTTCCTGAAGTACGTAATGTGATCGATTGCGTTAAAAAATGCAGCCGTTTCTTTCTCAATAGTCCAAAGAGAAGTGGTATTCTAGAGATTATcatcgaccacattgtggtcAATGAAGAGAGGAGGAAACCACTGATCGATCTGTGCAAGACGCGATGGGCTGAGCGGCATTCGGCTTATCGGCACTTCTACCAAGGGTACGTATTTGTGGTTGAAGCTCTAGAGATGATAGCTTTCCGCTATCACTTGGAGAAATATGGGACTTCGTATGCTGACTGGGACTATGCAGGCCGCAATGAAGCAAAGCAGATTCTGCCCAGTGTTACTTcctttcagtttgttgttgtgtttgtgacgaTATATCAGTACTTATCACACCTTTCGGGCATTACCGTGAAGCTGCAGCGCATAACATGA
- the LOC134176881 gene encoding uncharacterized protein LOC134176881, producing MLVINVSSVPTATEIRLSRNNVVFFSSSKGSLNRPIGTVIVNENNHIQYIFTVDKSWNTTVTAYANHLLGSDTATQIINVIVDPPGPINVSVNTICYSDRLQVTWNVVKKGGQIANYKVTWKKRCIVPIDSQAWLVSNNPLVTQEGGQYTISGLESRTTYCIEVEATNSDGSTTAMASATTLSIPDKPVLFCDRTFATTTSIVVNWTVSDDGGDDIVQYNVMLSKDQQFTQIVYSRNLLVFNNTDLSEKGGTFTVPGLTNGTAYYTKVATKNCVGASVSATQSCSTHCAECICPFLQPQADKEVFLSGDAITLTVKAPDLGCQSVKYFVRDLMSAKNLESSYSVKNGIATITITGLKAGANYTVQVYAAADQSQERPVGKTVTISIQISNQSGLSSGVIAAIAAPPVIIVMIVSLVLWWFKARRASSESRPPHVETTEDIRSDHDTVMSQSSAYTAFKAMAGGGNPGSEIRMQESNAYGVGKMQQPAHPVPQYEVVM from the exons ATGTTAGTCATCAACGTGTCATCAGTTCCAACTGCAACTGAGATACGTCTGAGTCGAAATAATGTTGTATTCTTCTCATCATCTAAAGGAAGTCTCAACAGACCAATAGGAACTGTCATAGTGAATGAGAACAATCACATACAGTACATCTTTACTGTTGATAAAAGCTGGAACACTACTGTAACGGCATATGCTAACCATTTGCTAGGGAGTGATACGGCAACTCAAATTATTAACGTAATTG TAGATCCTCCTGGTCCTATCAATGTGTCTGTAAACACTATCTGTTATAGTGATCGTTTGCAGGTTACGTGGAATGTGGTTAAAAAGGGTGGACAAATTGCAAACTACAAAGTTACCTGGAAGAAACGATGTATTGTGCCAATTGACTCACAAGCATGGTTGGTATCAAATAATCCTCTAGTTACACAGGAGGGAGGACAATACACAATATCTGGCTTGGAGAGCAGGACAACATATTGCATAGAGGTGGAGGCAACTAACAGTGATGGGTCAACAACAGCAATGGCCAGTGCAACTACACTGTCAA ttccGGACAAGCCTGTTCTGTTTTGTGATCGTACgtttgcaacaacaacaagtatAGTAGTAAACTGGACAGTCAGCGACGACGGTGGTGATGACATTGTACAATACAATGTTATGTTGAGTAAAGATCAGCAGTTTACACAGATAGTGTATTCAAGGAATCTACTTGTCTTTAACAATACTGATTTGTCAGAAAAGGGTGGAACATTTACTGTGCCAGGTCTTACTAATGGAACAGCATACTACACGAAGGTTGCAACAAAGAATTGTGTTGGTGCGAGTGTTTCTGCTACACAGTCTTGCTCTACACACTGTGCTGAATGTATCT GTCCATTCTTGCAACcacaagcagacaaagaaGTATTTCTGTCTGGTGACGCCATAACACTGACAGTAAAGGCTCCTGATCTTGGCTGCCAAAGTGTCAAATACTTTGTTAGAGATTTAATGTCTGCTAAAAATCTCGAGTCATCATATTCTGTCAAGAATGGTATCGCAACTATTACCATAACGGGACTCAAGGCAGGAGCAAATTATACAGTTCAAGTGTATGCAGCAGCTGATCAGTCACAGGAACGTCCAGTAGGGAAAACAGTCACAATAAGTATTCAAATAAGCAATCAAA GTGGATTGTCATCGGGAGTCATAGCTGCAATTGCTGCTCCGCCTGTCATCATAGTCATGATTGTGTCTCTTGTTCTCTGGTGGTTTAAAGCCAGAAGAGCATCTTCAGAGTCCAGACCTCCACACGTGGAAACTACAGAAGATATAAGATCTGATCATGATACTGTAATGAGTCAGTCCAGTGCCTATACTGCATTCAAGGCCATGGCAGGAGGAGGAAATCCAGGATCAGAAATCAGAATGCAGGAATCGAACGCCTATGGTGTTGGCAAGATGCAACAGCCTGCCCACCCTGTTCCACAGTATGAAGTTGTGATGTAA
- the LOC134177216 gene encoding TNF receptor-associated factor 6-like, translating into MAAGGYNVSFVDPLEKDYECPVCLLAVRDPVQTPCGQSFCKTCFDQVAEQQGGGYDVECPLDGKKLATPGVFKDMKVKRKVLSLKVRCTNISYFGEECKWIGELNYLHDHHNECKFQIVQCPRDCGNSMRRCELSHHAKFICPLLLLICLLCNKKVQRRYVEWHNRHCPKLLIDCTLKCGKRVERRNMKDHVSELGDCPNTIMPCVFKDVGCNVTVKRHEMEQHLSTTVVQHQIEQNQIVKTLRDENKTLKHENKAMRDENNQIKESLHLVNSALIRLFSSQSEDLESSCGKAILRFTVSNGMLSYAYQRSKHFFAHSIGYKVALDIWSMDDDLCATLIPVCGKRDHELRWPFSLRHTITLVGRQHHEDDIKMTIDPATLDDELIKDYFDKPRRGFRPVATRVHNLRCTTASLRVSLYVLFTEKYLKNEEFVIVVEVDN; encoded by the exons ATGGCAGCTGGCGGATACAATGTATCGTTTGTAGATCCACTTGAGAAAGACTACGAATGTCCCGTTTGTCTCTTGGCTGTGAGAGATCCAGTGCAGACGCCATGCGGACAATCTTTCTGCAAGACTTGTTTCGACCAAGTAGCAGA GCAGCAAGGAGGAGGATACGACGTGGAATGTCCGTTGGATGGGAAGAAGCTGGCTACACCTGGG GTCTTCAAAGATATGAAAGTAAAGAGGAAAGTGCTGTCTCTGAAAGTCAGGTGTACTAATATATCATATTTTGGCGAAGAGTGCAAATGGATAGGAGAACTGAACTACCTACAC GATCATCATAACGAATGCAAGTTTCAGATTGTCCAGTGTCCCAGAGATTGTGGTAACAGCATGCGACGATGTGAGCTTTCCCATCACGCAAAATTTATCTGCCCTCTATTGCTTCTAATTTGTCTCTTGTGCAACAAAAAAGTCCAAAGGCGTTATGTGGAG TGGCATAACAGACACTGTCCAAAGTTGCTTATCGATTGCACATTGAAATGTGGAAAGAGAGTGGAAAGAAGAAAC atGAAAGATCACGTTTCTGAGTTAGGAGATTGTCCCAATACGATAATGCCTTGCGTCTTCAAGGACGTGGGATGCAACGTTACG GTTAAGAGACATGAAATGGAGCAACATTTAAGTACAACAGTAGTGCAGCATCAGATCGAACAAAATCAGATAGTGAAAACACTGAGAGATGAAAACAAGACACTGAAACATGAAAACAAGGCAATGAGGGATGAAAATAATCAGATAAAAGAATCACTTCATTTGGTAAACTCTGCTCTCATTCGACTGTTTTCATCTCAAAGTGAAGACTTAGAGTCTTCTTGTGGTAAAGCTATATTACGGTTTACCGTTTCAAATGGTATGCTATCGTATGCGTACCAAAGAAGTAAGCATTTCTTTGCTCATTCGATTGGATACAAAGTGGCATTGGACATTTGGTCTATGGATGATGATCTGTGTGCTACACTTATTCCTGTCTGTGGTAAACGCGACCACGAATTGAGGTGGCCGTTTAGCCTCCGTCATACGATTACGCTAGTTGGCCGGCAACACCATGAAGATGACATAAAAATGACAATAGATCCAGCTACACTAGATGATGAGCTCATCAAAGATTATTTTGACAAACCTAGACGGGGTTTTCGCCCCGTAGCAACAAGGGTACATAATCTGCGTTGTACAACAGCTTCGCTTCGCGTCTCTCTATATGTTCTTTTTACTGAAAAGTACTTGAAGAACGAAGAGTTTGTTATCGTTGTCGAAGTAGACAATTGA